In one Silene latifolia isolate original U9 population chromosome 10, ASM4854445v1, whole genome shotgun sequence genomic region, the following are encoded:
- the LOC141608107 gene encoding uncharacterized protein LOC141608107, with product MGDRVIWPRPPVEEQAWRKDSKRKCEFHRDIGHNTEDCYTLHREIRRLIEQGDLRHLLPCGGKQQDKVGSTNPATPPKCTKIISVVTGGSDISGLTYSAAKRRATETKGDRPETSCRISHSDLPAVAFNEGDVRDEQEHHSALIITLSMANNTVRKVLVDTGSSVNLIMLKIIENMGFSEKDLRKKTIPLVGFSGETTSSLGEIVIPTYVGGVNKQVRNLVIDGPSTYNVILGRPWLHLMKAVPSTYHNCIKFPTPWGVEPIRGDQEEA from the coding sequence ATGGGAGACCGGGTAATATGGCCCAGACCACCAGTAGAAGAACAAGCGTGGCGAAAGGACAGCAAGAGGAAGTGCGAGTTCCATCGTGACATCGGGCATAACACAGAAGACTGCTACACATTGCACAGGGAGATCAGACGCCTGATTGAACAGGGAGATCTGAGACACCTATTACCATGTGGGGGCAAACAGCAGGATAAGGTGGGTTCCACAAATCCTGCAACTCCACCCAAATGCACCAAAATAATAAGCGTGGTAACAGGAGGCTCAGACATAAGTGGGTTAACATATTCAGCAGCCAAAAGGCGCGCTActgagaccaaaggagataggccagagacctcttgcagaatttctcatagTGATCTGCCTGCGGTTGCTTTTAACGAAGGAGATGTGCGTGACGAGCAGGAACACCACAGCGCACTCATCATAACCCTGTCAATGGCCAACAACACAgtcagaaaggtcttggtagacaCCGGTAGCTCGGTCAACCTGATCATGTTGAAGatcatagaaaacatgggattcagcgaaaAGGATTTGcggaagaagactattccgctggTAGGGTTCAGTGGGGAAACAACCAGCTCGTTGGGTGAGATAGTAATCCCAACCTACGTAGGAGGGGTCAACAAGCAGGTTAGGAACTTAGTCATAGATGGACCCTCTACCTACAACGTCATTCTAGGAAGACCGTGGCTGCACCTGATGAAGGCAGTTCCCTCAACATACcataattgcataaaattccccacaccatggggagtagaaccAATACGAGGAGACCAGGAGGAAGCTTGA